The DNA segment CCATAGCCGAGGGCTGCTAAAGTGTAAGACCCCAAAGCAAAGGCTGGAGAGGATTAGTCCAGTCATATTGGCTCCTAGAGCAGGCAACATAACACCCCGGAATAGCAATTCTTCACTGAGACCAGGGAGCAACCCCACCCACACCATGTCGGGTAGCAACAATGGGGCTAATACCAGTTGCAGGTAGAGATCAGTGCTAACTCGATAGGCTGGCCACACTTGATAAATAATGGCACTAGCAGCAATGATACCCATACCAACACCAATGCCAATCAAGATGGAAGAGAGATCGACATGCCACGGCAACAACGCAACCTTACCGAACTGTCGCCACAGGGTGGTTACTAGCAGCAACACCACAGCAGTAGCACCGATCGCCACCAACATTTGGGTGCGGTCTAGGGGTTCTAGGTCAAAATTGTCAGGTTGGGGATCCATGGGGCAAACACAAGCACGGCAGAGTCACTACCTAATTGGTAACTATCTGATTGGTAAACAATTAAACTGTAAATTTTCGGAAACCGCAAATCTTAAGCAGTTACCAGGTTTATACAGCCTCAATCCCCCAATAGACGTTGCCTGCAAAAATCCTTGGGTCACATCGACGCAATAGCCGTACTGATTGACCGTTCATAGGCTATCGTCAACGGATAATGGACGAGTTGTTAGATGCATGAGTACGAACTCGATGCAGTTGTCTGACAGCAGAGACAATGACACAGCTAA comes from the Cyanobacteriota bacterium genome and includes:
- a CDS encoding CPBP family intramembrane metalloprotease, with the translated sequence MDPQPDNFDLEPLDRTQMLVAIGATAVVLLLVTTLWRQFGKVALLPWHVDLSSILIGIGVGMGIIAASAIIYQVWPAYRVSTDLYLQLVLAPLLLPDMVWVGLLPGLSEELLFRGVMLPALGANMTGLILSSLCFGVLHFSSPRLWAYAIWATIVGLILGAVALWTDNLMVPIVAHITANFVSSVAWKLRSANLSAHP